A region from the Paenibacillus humicola genome encodes:
- a CDS encoding ABC transporter permease: MNGRYAAAAEAAAARAGAAGRKIGAVARITLRHQLAYRTDFIVRASFLLLILFVFVQLWSAAYGGDGQLRIAGYTLKQIVWYLVFTEAITMAGPPVGTLIEDEVKNGDIAIRLIRPLSYIGYHYACYMAEAYFRFFIHLAVGAAVAWPLAGTPSFGYGWAALLALSFGAMTLAFLLSAAVALCAFWIEETRGLDFVLQKLKFTVGGMLLPLDMMPGWLQHLCAWLPFQAVLYLPARSAVDVSRAALPEQLVVQLLWIAAIAAVVSFIYRRGVKKLHVNGG; the protein is encoded by the coding sequence ATGAACGGAAGATATGCCGCGGCGGCGGAAGCCGCAGCGGCCAGGGCGGGGGCGGCCGGCCGGAAAATCGGCGCCGTCGCGCGCATTACACTGAGGCATCAGCTGGCTTACCGGACCGATTTCATCGTGCGCGCCTCTTTCCTGCTGCTCATCCTGTTCGTCTTCGTGCAGCTGTGGAGCGCGGCGTACGGCGGCGACGGCCAGCTGCGCATCGCGGGCTACACGCTGAAGCAGATCGTCTGGTACCTCGTTTTTACCGAAGCGATCACGATGGCCGGACCGCCGGTCGGCACGCTGATCGAGGATGAAGTGAAAAACGGCGACATCGCCATCCGGCTTATCCGGCCGCTCTCGTATATCGGCTATCATTACGCGTGCTATATGGCGGAGGCCTATTTCCGATTCTTCATTCATCTGGCGGTCGGCGCCGCCGTCGCGTGGCCGCTGGCCGGAACGCCGTCGTTCGGGTACGGCTGGGCGGCACTGCTCGCGCTCAGCTTCGGCGCGATGACGCTCGCTTTTCTGCTCAGCGCGGCGGTTGCGCTATGCGCCTTCTGGATCGAGGAGACCCGCGGTCTCGATTTCGTGCTGCAGAAGCTGAAGTTCACCGTCGGCGGCATGCTGCTGCCGCTCGATATGATGCCGGGTTGGCTGCAGCATTTGTGCGCCTGGCTGCCCTTCCAGGCGGTGCTCTATTTGCCCGCTCGGTCGGCTGTCGACGTAAGCCGTGCGGCTCTGCCCGAACAGCTGGTGGTTCAGCTGCTGTGGATCGCCGCCATTGCCGCCGTTGTGTCGTTCATCTACAGGAGAGGAGTGAAGAAGCTTCATGTCAATGGCGGATAA
- a CDS encoding ABC transporter ATP-binding protein — protein MTWWKRTTSQTLAVKEAGSGQEAAQPAEAAKLAQTYPEEEPGEPILAVRDVGRTFQVGGQPLHVLKGIQLELMPRKLVMLRGRSGSGKTTLLNMIGGLDQPTKGEIFFRGMPFHSMNDDERTLVRRKEMGFIFQAYALMPLLSAYENVELSLRMAGTPGGEWKERVSHCLDMVGLGKRMHHRPFELSGGEQQRVAIAKAIAHRPRLLLADEPTAELDSQMAAQIMAVFQNIIRTEQVTICMTTHDPTILEVADHVYEMVDGKFI, from the coding sequence ATGACATGGTGGAAACGAACGACGTCCCAAACTTTAGCCGTAAAGGAGGCAGGGAGCGGACAAGAGGCAGCTCAGCCGGCAGAAGCGGCGAAGCTTGCGCAAACATACCCGGAGGAAGAACCGGGGGAGCCGATCTTGGCCGTGCGGGACGTGGGGCGCACGTTCCAGGTCGGCGGACAGCCGCTGCACGTGCTGAAAGGCATCCAGCTGGAGCTGATGCCGAGAAAGCTCGTCATGCTGCGCGGCAGATCGGGGTCCGGCAAAACGACGCTGCTGAATATGATCGGCGGACTGGATCAGCCGACAAAAGGCGAAATTTTTTTTCGCGGCATGCCGTTTCATTCGATGAACGACGATGAGCGCACGCTGGTCAGACGCAAGGAGATGGGCTTTATTTTTCAGGCCTACGCGCTGATGCCGCTGCTGTCGGCTTACGAGAACGTCGAGCTGTCGCTGCGCATGGCGGGTACGCCCGGCGGCGAATGGAAGGAACGCGTTTCACACTGTCTTGACATGGTCGGACTGGGCAAACGGATGCATCACCGGCCGTTCGAGCTTTCCGGCGGCGAGCAGCAGCGGGTTGCCATCGCCAAAGCGATCGCACACCGTCCGAGACTGCTCCTGGCGGACGAACCGACCGCGGAGCTGGATTCGCAGATGGCGGCGCAAATCATGGCGGTCTTTCAAAATATCATTCGCACGGAACAGGTTACGATTTGTATGACGACGCACGATCCCACGATTTTGGAGGTTGCCGATCATGTTTATGAAATGGTTGACGGGAAGTTCATTTAA
- a CDS encoding ABC transporter permease — protein sequence MGMPLFRFLFRKMWNTRWMTLSSLAGLIMAVAFATSIPMYADGALKGVVEQSLKEQSDGLPAGSLLMHYQASGGDKTDLTALSNVMSYIREKVPEEIGFPHASFVQTLSIASAEIVPEDPSKVDPSLVRQMTISTMSGIDKKAELTQGRWFADSVGSGNTIEAVMLDEAMYRNDVHIGDVFEYPIYSGLNITVRVKIVGSFKPTADTDPFWYQGLEGMMNTLVVGDNALQTGLLKNLNIPLHTANWYYAFDLSNIKTSQLSPLNRTLERLNVDLYQQLKNTRVEISFAKLLGEFRTQSLQLQLLLFTLAAPMLAMVFYFIAMNARQSLDKQRADIAVLRSRGAGTRQIIWMYFLEGLMLGLAALILGPLIGWFMAKSIGSANGFLEFVDRKSIPVGFSNEAVIAGIAAVLLAVLATVIPAVIYARASIVNYKQQLARSDRSPGWQRWFLDVLLLGVAAYGWYLFNERQLVSFQSGLTTDQLNVQPFLFFVPAIAIFAMGLFFLRIFPWLLRLFGWLGKRLLPVPAYLTLTQLSRSSKGYYPLMILLILTLGLGVYNASAARTIDLNSTERTLYKFGTDVTVKTVWEGQADPVDQGRNAGGDNGGSGGGPNGGGQQGEGGQSGGNGSGEGGAPGAEGPGGPGGAPDVPTRITYNEPPFEVFRTLDGVQAAARVLQTPGNIIVSGKSIGQGTLMGIDNVDFAKVAWFRDDLFPINPFYYLKFLGMYEEAAIIPSSVAEKYQLKLGDVVSVGLQDNVIDFVVVGIVPYWPSQYPDQSPFVIANLDYIYDQVPIIPYDVWLKMKPGALTGTVIKELQAKGIELADVQDVRIELARQSKLPTRGGVFGILSLGFLVSIIVSLTGYVLYWFFNLSGRIVQFGVLRAMGLSRKQLTGMLLLEQIFTAGLSIALGIAIGKIASLLFLPFLQTTENVANSVPPFRVVFDSKDTAQLYIVVGVMMLMGAGLLLVHIRRLRVHQAVKMGEER from the coding sequence ATGGGGATGCCGTTATTTCGCTTTCTGTTCCGGAAAATGTGGAACACCAGGTGGATGACGCTCAGCTCGCTGGCCGGTCTCATCATGGCCGTGGCGTTCGCCACCAGCATTCCGATGTACGCGGACGGCGCGCTGAAAGGCGTCGTGGAGCAGTCGCTGAAGGAACAGAGCGATGGCCTGCCCGCCGGCTCGCTGCTGATGCACTACCAGGCGTCGGGCGGCGACAAGACGGATTTGACCGCGCTCTCGAACGTAATGAGCTACATCCGCGAGAAAGTGCCGGAGGAAATCGGATTTCCGCATGCGTCGTTTGTCCAGACCCTGTCGATCGCAAGCGCGGAGATCGTGCCGGAGGACCCGTCCAAGGTCGATCCCAGCCTTGTCCGGCAGATGACGATTTCCACGATGTCCGGCATCGACAAGAAGGCGGAGCTGACGCAGGGGCGCTGGTTCGCCGATTCGGTCGGCAGCGGCAACACCATCGAGGCGGTGATGCTCGACGAAGCGATGTACCGGAACGACGTGCACATCGGCGACGTCTTCGAATACCCGATTTACAGCGGACTCAACATTACGGTACGCGTCAAAATCGTCGGCTCCTTCAAGCCGACCGCCGATACCGACCCGTTCTGGTATCAGGGGCTCGAAGGGATGATGAATACGCTGGTCGTCGGCGACAATGCGCTTCAGACCGGGCTGCTGAAGAATCTGAACATACCGCTTCATACCGCGAACTGGTACTACGCCTTCGATCTGTCGAATATCAAAACGAGCCAGCTGTCGCCGCTGAACCGGACGCTGGAGCGGCTGAACGTGGACCTGTACCAGCAGCTTAAAAACACGAGGGTGGAAATTTCGTTCGCCAAGCTGCTCGGCGAGTTCCGGACGCAGAGCCTGCAGCTGCAGCTGCTGCTGTTCACGCTGGCGGCGCCGATGCTGGCGATGGTGTTTTATTTCATCGCGATGAATGCGCGTCAGTCGCTCGACAAGCAGCGCGCCGACATCGCCGTGCTTCGGAGCCGCGGCGCGGGCACCAGGCAAATCATATGGATGTATTTTCTGGAGGGGCTGATGCTTGGTCTTGCGGCGCTTATTCTCGGTCCGCTCATCGGCTGGTTTATGGCGAAAAGCATCGGTTCGGCGAACGGCTTTCTCGAGTTCGTCGACCGCAAATCCATTCCCGTCGGGTTCTCGAACGAAGCGGTTATCGCAGGCATTGCGGCCGTGCTGCTGGCCGTGCTGGCGACCGTCATCCCCGCCGTCATCTATGCGCGGGCGTCGATCGTCAACTACAAGCAGCAGCTTGCCCGCTCGGACCGCAGTCCCGGCTGGCAGCGATGGTTTCTCGACGTGCTGCTGCTCGGCGTGGCCGCTTACGGCTGGTATTTGTTCAACGAGCGGCAGCTGGTCTCGTTTCAGAGCGGCTTGACGACGGACCAGCTGAACGTGCAGCCGTTCCTGTTTTTCGTGCCGGCGATCGCCATATTCGCGATGGGACTGTTCTTCCTGCGCATATTCCCGTGGCTGCTGAGACTGTTCGGCTGGCTCGGCAAGCGTCTGCTGCCGGTGCCGGCGTACCTGACGCTCACCCAGCTGTCGCGTTCGTCCAAAGGGTATTACCCGCTGATGATCCTGCTGATCCTGACGCTCGGTCTCGGCGTCTATAACGCGTCGGCTGCGCGCACGATCGATCTGAATTCGACGGAACGGACCTTATACAAATTCGGCACCGATGTCACGGTCAAGACGGTGTGGGAAGGTCAGGCCGATCCGGTCGATCAGGGCCGAAATGCCGGAGGAGACAACGGCGGCAGCGGCGGAGGTCCAAACGGCGGCGGCCAACAAGGCGAGGGCGGCCAAAGCGGCGGGAACGGCAGCGGCGAAGGCGGCGCGCCCGGCGCCGAGGGACCCGGCGGACCCGGCGGCGCCCCTGACGTTCCGACGCGCATCACGTACAACGAGCCGCCGTTCGAGGTGTTTCGCACACTGGACGGCGTGCAGGCGGCGGCACGCGTCCTGCAGACGCCGGGCAATATCATCGTATCGGGCAAATCGATCGGACAGGGCACGCTGATGGGCATCGACAATGTCGATTTCGCCAAGGTCGCCTGGTTCAGGGACGACCTGTTTCCGATCAATCCGTTCTATTATTTGAAGTTTCTCGGCATGTACGAGGAGGCGGCAATCATCCCGTCGAGCGTGGCGGAGAAGTACCAGCTGAAGCTCGGCGACGTCGTGTCCGTCGGCCTTCAGGACAATGTCATCGACTTCGTCGTCGTCGGCATTGTGCCTTATTGGCCGAGCCAGTACCCCGACCAGTCGCCGTTCGTCATCGCCAATCTCGATTACATTTATGACCAGGTGCCGATCATTCCGTACGACGTCTGGCTGAAGATGAAGCCGGGCGCGCTCACCGGAACGGTGATCAAGGAGCTGCAGGCAAAGGGCATCGAGCTGGCCGACGTGCAGGATGTGCGCATCGAGCTGGCCCGGCAGTCGAAGCTGCCGACGAGGGGAGGCGTATTCGGCATTTTGAGCCTCGGCTTCCTCGTCTCGATCATCGTATCCTTGACCGGGTACGTGCTTTACTGGTTTTTCAACCTGTCGGGGCGGATCGTACAGTTCGGGGTCCTGCGGGCGATGGGGCTGTCGCGCAAGCAATTGACCGGAATGCTGCTGCTGGAGCAAATATTCACGGCCGGCCTGTCGATCGCGCTCGGCATCGCCATCGGCAAAATCGCGAGCCTGCTGTTCCTGCCGTTTCTGCAGACGACCGAGAATGTCGCCAACTCGGTGCCGCCGTTCCGCGTCGTCTTCGATTCGAAAGATACGGCGCAGCTTTACATCGTCGTTGGCGTCATGATGCTGATGGGCGCCGGGCTGCTGCTCGTTCATATTCGCCGGCTGCGCGTGCACCAGGCCGTCAAGATGGGAGAGGAGCGTTAA
- a CDS encoding ABC transporter permease, whose protein sequence is MSMADNRTAAGRSFAVLRFLLACWKVNLAAAMEYRLSFVLLAGMMIVNNLLWLLFWSLFFGRFPVVNGWQLNDVMMLWAVGAGGFGWANVLFGNFNRIAEIVAGGRLDVYLSQPKPVLLHVLASRMSITALGDFIFGLAVYAWAGDHSLRGAALFAAGLLLAGLLFMAVMILAGCCAFFIGNAEGLSQQVFNGFLALTTYPSDIFRGLARAVLFSVVPAGFISYLPIGLLRDFSPPFVCGAAGVTLGFGIAGVLLFRLGLKRYTSGNAIAMRG, encoded by the coding sequence ATGTCAATGGCGGATAACCGGACGGCGGCCGGCCGGAGCTTCGCCGTGCTGCGGTTTCTGCTGGCCTGCTGGAAAGTCAATCTGGCGGCGGCGATGGAGTACCGGCTCAGCTTCGTGCTGCTGGCCGGCATGATGATCGTCAACAACCTGCTGTGGCTGCTTTTCTGGAGCTTGTTTTTCGGCCGCTTTCCGGTCGTGAACGGCTGGCAGTTAAACGACGTCATGATGCTGTGGGCGGTCGGGGCGGGTGGCTTCGGCTGGGCAAACGTCCTGTTCGGCAATTTCAACCGGATCGCCGAAATCGTCGCCGGAGGCCGACTAGACGTCTATTTGTCGCAGCCGAAGCCGGTGCTGCTGCATGTGCTGGCCAGCCGCATGTCGATTACGGCGCTCGGCGACTTCATTTTCGGCTTGGCCGTTTACGCCTGGGCCGGCGACCATTCGCTCCGTGGCGCGGCGCTTTTCGCGGCGGGGCTGCTGCTCGCCGGGCTGCTTTTTATGGCCGTCATGATTCTGGCCGGGTGCTGCGCTTTTTTTATCGGCAATGCCGAAGGGCTCTCGCAGCAGGTGTTTAACGGCTTCCTGGCGCTGACGACTTACCCGTCGGATATTTTCCGCGGCCTGGCGCGGGCGGTGCTGTTCTCCGTCGTGCCGGCAGGCTTTATCAGCTATTTGCCGATCGGGCTGCTGCGCGACTTTTCGCCGCCGTTCGTCTGCGGAGCCGCCGGCGTCACGCTGGGCTTCGGCATCGCCGGCGTGCTGCTGTTCAGGCTCGGCCTCAAGCGTTATACTTCCGGCAACGCGATTGCGATGCGGGGATAA
- a CDS encoding efflux RND transporter periplasmic adaptor subunit, whose product MFMKWLTGSSFKRSSAVLLGASLVFASGCSLLPKEQSEETLPEITPPQISKKPEYDVTTTTLETKVTAAGNIISMQEETMYFTIDEKRIKQLDVKTGQKVTAGQVIASLDMDDEEKALRDAKIQFQQDELDMKQTLRNRDTMNPVEFQQKQIAFEEKRQALADQQEELDKATLKAPFAGTVVSVSVQKGDQVKAYDPICIIADTSQLTAAAKMTPDDLQGVAVGMPAVVDINNIGQVTGKVKQLPVFQDDDQNGNGTGNGGQQRPDRPEDYLIVQLDKKPPGMTRGTPLSISIITQRKENAIVIPPSALRTMGARTYVQVAEKDGTKREVDVEVGQQTATEVEIVKGLTPGQKVVGR is encoded by the coding sequence ATGTTTATGAAATGGTTGACGGGAAGTTCATTTAAGCGTTCATCCGCCGTTTTGCTGGGCGCATCGCTCGTCTTCGCAAGCGGCTGCTCGCTGCTCCCGAAGGAGCAGAGCGAGGAGACCCTCCCGGAAATCACGCCCCCGCAAATTTCGAAAAAACCGGAATACGATGTGACGACGACGACGCTGGAGACGAAGGTGACGGCCGCCGGAAATATCATTTCGATGCAGGAAGAGACGATGTATTTTACGATCGACGAAAAGCGCATCAAACAATTAGACGTAAAAACCGGGCAAAAGGTAACGGCCGGCCAGGTTATTGCCTCGCTCGATATGGACGACGAGGAGAAAGCGCTGCGCGACGCCAAAATTCAATTTCAGCAGGATGAGCTCGATATGAAGCAGACGCTGCGCAATCGCGATACGATGAATCCGGTCGAGTTTCAGCAGAAGCAGATCGCCTTCGAGGAGAAGCGGCAGGCGCTGGCCGACCAGCAGGAAGAGCTGGACAAAGCGACGCTGAAAGCGCCGTTCGCCGGCACTGTCGTGTCCGTCAGCGTGCAGAAGGGCGATCAGGTCAAGGCGTACGATCCAATCTGCATCATTGCCGATACGTCGCAGCTGACGGCCGCGGCGAAAATGACTCCGGACGACCTGCAGGGCGTTGCTGTCGGCATGCCCGCCGTCGTCGATATCAACAATATCGGGCAGGTGACGGGCAAGGTGAAGCAGCTGCCGGTCTTCCAGGACGACGACCAGAACGGGAACGGAACCGGCAACGGCGGTCAGCAGCGTCCGGACCGGCCCGAGGATTACCTGATCGTACAGCTGGACAAGAAACCGCCCGGCATGACGAGGGGCACGCCGCTGTCGATATCCATCATTACGCAGCGCAAGGAAAATGCGATCGTCATACCGCCTTCCGCCCTCCGGACAATGGGTGCGCGTACATACGTGCAGGTGGCCGAGAAGGACGGCACGAAGCGCGAGGTCGACGTCGAGGTCGGCCAGCAAACGGCGACCGAAGTGGAAATCGTCAAAGGGCTGACGCCGGGACAGAAAGTCGTAGGGCGATAA